The region TCGCCCCGGCGGTCAGTGCGCCGATCTCGGCCAGCGTGCGGGAATAGGCACCGGTCTTGAGTCGCTGCGCCCAGCGCAGACCATCGAGCAACGCGGTCGGATCACCGGTCGCGACCGCGAGGTTCATGGCGTCGTGGTGTCCAGTGATGTCGATGCCCTGCCCCACGTGCGCACCGCGCATCGCCCGTAGGTAGATCTCGTAAGCGTGTAAGCGGCGCCGCTCGTCCGGCAGGATCTCGGCCAGGACGCGGTCGAGCACGAAGTAGGAAGCGGTACCCGCGTTGATGGCCGTCGGCGCGCCGAACACCAGATGCGCAGTCGGCTCGCCCCGCCGCATCGGCGAGTCGTCTTCCACGTCATCGACCATGAGGTATCCCGAGTGGATCAGCTCGGTCACGGCGAGCAGCTGCCGGTACCGCTCGGCGCGCACACCGAACAGCTCCAGCGCGGCGCAGGTGACGAACGAGCGCCATCCCCGGCCGGATGTGTCCGAGACGTAGCGCAGGGGCCGGACCATGGCGTCGTACACGGCCTTGTGAGGTGCGCCGGACGCCTCCCGCGCGGCGAGTGCCACGGTGAGCGCTTCGCTCGGGGAATCCGGGTACAGCTTGCGCACCTCGTCGTGCGTGACGTCCCGCAGACGCCCGAGAAACTCCTCGATCCGCCCGACCCTGTTGGCACGCATCACTTCGATGAACGCGCGGCCCGACACCGGTTCGCCCCGCATGGTGCCGCGCACGTTCGCGCAGGCCTCCAGATAGGACCCGTTGGCGACCATCGTGAGGATTTCCTGCTGCGGGAGCTCGGCTTCGACTACGACATCCAGTTCCAGCGCGGGCGCGGACAAGCTCCACCGCGTGGGGTAGGTGTTCAACGAGGACAGCGATGTCCACGGCCGGTCACCGACCAGCTCAACCTCGCAGGACACCCGCTCGGCGTCCGGCGAGTACGCGGTGGCGAACCGCTGGGTGAATACGCTTTGGCGGGAGTTGACGTCGATGTGGTCGATCGTCGCCGCGCTGATCTCCCAGCCGTTGTCCAGCTGGATCCCCGTCCAGTTCCAGGTACCGTCCGGGTAACGCTGGTCCCCGTCCGGCCGCAGGTACTCCGCGCCGAAGGTGTGCTCGTACCAGCCGCTGCCGGACACCGTGGCGTTGCCGATGCGGCCACGCACCGCCATGCGCGGGGCGAAGTAGGAGAACGCCTCCGACTCCGGGCCCTGGAACCTGACCTGGAACACATCATCGTGCTGGATGATGGGTGGCTTCCCAGGCGTGAAGACCAGATCGCAAGACTGCGTGTCGTCGTCGAACGTGACGTGGTACGAGCCGTCCGCCAGCTTGCGCAACGTCGCGACGTCGCCGTAGCGCAGGTCGAGCTCGTGCTCGGCGATCCTCACCTCGCCGCTCATAAGCAGGTCGGGAGAGACCGGGGTGCCGTCGTCGAAGATTTCGACAAGCGCCTGCCGCACACCGGGATCCATGACCGCGTCGTTCGTGATCGTGGTGCGCGCGGTGTCGATCCAGCCTCGATCAACCCATACCGCGCTCGCATGTCTTCCAGCCGTGTGATCGGTGCGTCCGATCATGGCGAAATGCGCGCGCAGCGGCTCCTCAGCACGCGTCGCCAGGTGGCGGACGAACACAAGGACCAGGCCGACATCGTCACCGTGCTCGGTCGTGAGGTGGGTGTGGAAGTACCACCACTCCATGCCGCAATCCAGGTGCGGCAAATCATCCACCACTGGGTCGATCGTGGCTTCGGGCAGATCCCGCACCATCTAGCGAACCTCCCACTCACAGTAACTGCGCGTGCGCAGTATGTACCACAGATCGCTTGAGTCCGAATCAATCGGGTGGCCCGTTGACCACCCCGCGTGGTCATGACACAAGCGTGACCGGACAAGCCACCGATTTGAGCGTCGAGGTAGCGGGCAGGGAACAGCACCAGCGCATTCAGCACGAGGCCAAGGGCGCCACGCTGGTCGTCCATACCTTCGCAGTAGCGCTGGCGCACTTAGCCGCACCGGCCGTAGAAGACCCGCCGCGACCGCGGCGTCGAGCTCGGTCTGGATCTTGGCCTCGATCATGCGTGCTGCTGGGCCAGGTCAAAAAGCAGCGGCTGTGCGGGTTGGGGGGGATAGCCAGGGGCGAGCAACTGGGGCGGCAGGCTTTAACGTCGACGGGTGAACCCCGAGAGAGGCTTTGATTGTTCGGGCGCGGACCGGGTGCGGGTCATGGGCTTGCGCGCCATCGGCGGGCGTTGGCAGGTCTGCAAACCACTGCACCGAAACCATGCCTGAGCGGTCATCGCGTTGACGCGGTCGGCGGCTGCACGGCATTCCGCCAGAGCACGCCTGAATTCGCGGCGGCTCATCCGGTCGGCATGGTCGGTATGGCAAGTTGTCGTCTTCGGTGGCTGCCGCCTGGTACTCCTCGGCATCGACGGCCACCAGAAGTCCGCGCTAAGGCAGCGCGGGACTCTCAGCTGACCGGGCGGCACGTTGCTAGCAACCGCGACCGTCCTGGTAAGCGACCGGTCACAGTTCGTGCTGCATCAGCTGGCTCAGCGCCTCGTCGACATTCATGAACAGGTGCTCGTCACCGGGCGCGACGACCTCGTAGCTGTCGTTCAAGAACTCCGCCAGCAGATCGGCGTCGGCTTCGAAGATGGCCTGTCCGGCCGGCGAGGTCAACGTGATCAGGACCAGCGCGGTCTCGCCCGAGCGGGGGCTGATCCGCACGTCGCCTTCACCGCTGTCGACCAACAGCCCGTCGGCCAGGAGATCTCGGCCGAACACCCAGTCAACCGTGTTGGGCTTACCGGCGTTGAAGCTCATCGACACCTCGTAGGGGTTACGGCTGTCGTACCGCAGCTCCACCC is a window of Saccharopolyspora phatthalungensis DNA encoding:
- a CDS encoding polyprenyl synthetase family protein; protein product: MVRDLPEATIDPVVDDLPHLDCGMEWWYFHTHLTTEHGDDVGLVLVFVRHLATRAEEPLRAHFAMIGRTDHTAGRHASAVWVDRGWIDTARTTITNDAVMDPGVRQALVEIFDDGTPVSPDLLMSGEVRIAEHELDLRYGDVATLRKLADGSYHVTFDDDTQSCDLVFTPGKPPIIQHDDVFQVRFQGPESEAFSYFAPRMAVRGRIGNATVSGSGWYEHTFGAEYLRPDGDQRYPDGTWNWTGIQLDNGWEISAATIDHIDVNSRQSVFTQRFATAYSPDAERVSCEVELVGDRPWTSLSSLNTYPTRWSLSAPALELDVVVEAELPQQEILTMVANGSYLEACANVRGTMRGEPVSGRAFIEVMRANRVGRIEEFLGRLRDVTHDEVRKLYPDSPSEALTVALAAREASGAPHKAVYDAMVRPLRYVSDTSGRGWRSFVTCAALELFGVRAERYRQLLAVTELIHSGYLMVDDVEDDSPMRRGEPTAHLVFGAPTAINAGTASYFVLDRVLAEILPDERRRLHAYEIYLRAMRGAHVGQGIDITGHHDAMNLAVATGDPTALLDGLRWAQRLKTGAYSRTLAEIGALTAGASEEQITAMGNYFETVGLAYQITDDVMDLDGVTNRLPSGEVRATKHIGEDLRAGKVTMPLAHAVGRLPHDRMAAIWTAVRDGDASDATVREVAAALVECGAVQACYDDAKAQVEAAWALLYPLLPKSFAKAMVRALGFYASLREHEPAVGEPGTTVGVHEAAAGEHVNSGQ
- a CDS encoding SsgA family sporulation/cell division regulator gives rise to the protein MMASDHRTIQTATLFHLVAPASVSAPVGVELRYDSRNPYEVSMSFNAGKPNTVDWVFGRDLLADGLLVDSGEGDVRISPRSGETALVLITLTSPAGQAIFEADADLLAEFLNDSYEVVAPGDEHLFMNVDEALSQLMQHEL